A window of the Brassica napus cultivar Da-Ae chromosome C5, Da-Ae, whole genome shotgun sequence genome harbors these coding sequences:
- the LOC125587199 gene encoding uncharacterized protein LOC125587199, which yields MANGLNDANICLLPKKEKPDEMSQFRPISLCNVSYKIISKVLCQRLKKVLPDRISETQSAFVAGRQITNNVLIAREMFHALRTNSGGRVKRMAIKTDMSKGYDRLEWEFISAVLKKMGFSDTWIEWIMRCVSSVKYHVLFNGQPRGNITPQRENQGKITGMRVSRASPPVSHLLFADDSLFFCKVEPRECDEVMKALGTYGKASGQCINFEKSSLLFGKRIPGHVKDTLKLSTRITNEGGMGSYLGIPEDISGSKVRLFAFLKERLQNRVNGWTGRWLTRGRKEVLIKSILLALPTYVMSTLLLPLETCENLASAIAQFWWSSNPPKRGIHWVKWEQLCKSREEGGIGFRMIHEFNLAILGKQQWRLVQFPDSLLARVLRGRYFCFSSALRLNDVNNPSYGWRSIMAAKPLITLGIRKKVHSGNEIRMWEDPLIPTIPARPARPIAPVLHPMMPVSSLMIGNPKRWNTEMIENYVHREDIPLIQSLAISQDYQRDGYCWSYTKNGMYTVKSGYWVATNLLKEQSLETKEPSITKLQAYAWKIKSPPKMRHLIWQVVSGQLAVTSNLTNRHMRCDNYYPRCGADDESVNHAIFECPPAIQTWAHASTPMPPTIFPSGKLDRDPYPWIIWFIWKSRNNKLFKGIDRDPLEIVRHAESECQAWFDANQRTDEVVEEQNTVRNPISERCMIDGSWTHDALFSGYGWTWASSSGALQLLEARNQRRRISPLHSELEALSWAMECMLQVSTCQSFGTDCKELIAMTKDPGAWPSFSTELEEFMKLKARFSEFSIVFVPRQENVSSDSLAKISRSFHIDLYYIGCSVPVWFPRPTQA from the exons ATGGCCAATGGGCTTAATGATGCAAATATATGTCTTTTACCTAAGAAGGAGAAGCCAGATGAGATGTCACAGTTCAGGCCAATAAGTCTATGTAATGTCAGTTACAAGATTATATCCAAAGTCCTATGCCAAAGGTTGAAAAAAGTATTACCAGATCGAATATCTGAAACCCAGTCAGCTTTTGTTGCTGGAAGACAGATAACAAATAATGTCTTGATAGCTCGGGAAATGTTCCATGCTCTGCGTACGAACTCTGGGGGAAGGGTGAAGAGAATGGCGATAAAGACTGACATGAGTAAGGGTTACGATAGGTTGGAATGGGAGTTTATTAGCGCGGTCTTGAAGAAGATGGGATTTTCAGACACATGGATTGAATGGATAATGCGATGTGTATCATCAGTGAAATACCATGTCTTATTCAATGGTCAACCAAGAGGAAATATAACCCCTCAACGAG agaaccaaGGAAAGATTACGGGGATGCGCGTTTCACGTGCTAGCCCCCcggtatcccaccttctctttgctgatgatagtcttttcttttgcaaGGTGGAGCCACGTGAATGCGATGAAGTTATGAAAGCACTTGGGACCTATGGAAAAGCCTCGGGACAAtgcattaattttgaaaaatcctccttactctttggtaagagaATACCTGGACATGTCAAGGACACTCTGAAACTATCAACTAGAATTACAAATGAGGGAGGAATGGGCTCCTATCTTGGTATCCCTGAAGATATTAGTGGTTCGAAGGTAAGGCTGTTTGCCTTTCTGAAGGAACGTCTACAAAACCGTGTTAATGGCTGGACAGGAAGATGGCTAACAAGGGGAAGAAAGGAGGTGCTTATAAAGTCTATACTGCTGGCTCTACCTACGTATGTAATGTCGACCCTTCTTCTCCCCTTGGAGACTTGTGAGAACTTAGCTAGTGCCATTGCACAGTTCTGGTGGAGCTCGAACCCTCCGAAGAGAGGAATACACTGGGTTAAGTGGGAGCAACTCTGCAaatcaagggaagaaggagGAATAGGGTTCAGGATGATCCATGAGTTCAATCTCGCAATACTTGGGAAGCAACAGTGGCGATTAGTGCAATTTCCGGACTCTTTACTGGCAAGAGTATTGAGAGGacgatatttttgttttagctCAGCATTACGACTAAATGATGTTAACAATCCCTCATATGGGTGGAGGAGTATAATGGCTGCAAAGCCATTAATAACGCTGGGGATTAGAAAAAAGGTACACTCTGGGAATGAAATCAGGATGTGGGAAGATCCTTTGATCCCAACGATACCGGCAAGACCAGCTAGGCCAATTGCACCAGTACTTCACCCAATGATGCCAGTGAGCAGTCTGATGATTGGGAACCCGAAGAGATGGAATACAGAGATGATAGAGAATTATGTCCATCGGGAGGATATCCCATTGATTCAGTCACTGGCCATAAGCCAGGACTATCAACGAGATGGATATTGCTGGAGCTATACGAAGAATGGGATGTACACTGTCAAATCAGGTTACTGGGTGGCAACTAATTTGCTAAAGGAACAGTCATTGGAGACGAAGGAGCCTAGTATCACAAAGCTCCAGGCCTATGCTTGGAAGATAAAATCTCCTCCAAAAATGAGACATCTCATTTGGCAGGTGGTATCGGGCCAACTAGCAGTAACGAGTAATCTGACTAATCGCCATATGCGATGCGATAATTACTACCCTCGATGTGGTGCAGATGATGAATCTGTAAATCACGCCATCTTTGAGTGTCCTCCTGCAATTCAGACATGGGCACATGCATCAACCCCAATGCCGCCGACTATATTTCCAAGCGGAA AATTGGACAGGGACCCATATCCATGGATCATATGGTTTATTTGGAAATCGAGGAACAACAAACTCTTTAAAGGAATTGACAGGGACCCTTTGGAAATTGTCAGACACGCTGAATCTGAATGCCAAGCTTGGTTTGACGCAAATCAAAGAACGGATGAGGTGGTGGAAGAACAAAACACAGTAAGGAATCCAATCTCCGAGCGCTGCATGATAGATGGATCATGGACACATGATGCACTCTTTAGTGGTTATGGATGGACATGGGCAAGTTCAAGTGGTGCGCTACAATTATTGGAAGCAAGAAATCAACGACGTCGAATCTCACCACTGCATTCTGAACTGGAAGCATTAtcatgggcaatggaatgtatgctACAGGTATCAACATGCCAATC
- the LOC111206146 gene encoding uncharacterized protein LOC111206146: protein MASSKGKGPLYQDDDNDPILLPDQADENLIKEYSSSLIGKVLNPKKQNVERLIVAMPEQWGMSDKISACDLGNGRFLFNFDNEEDLTSILNQGPFHHNYCMFVLVRWEPVIDDNYPSMIPFWIQLQGIPLHLCTKQNLEAIGDRLGKLETSDTVEGKIKVSVDSTKPLKFSRKLQTKNKEDIMIKLFYKKLFKHCSTCGLMSQESQDCLHKHDLTQTAPRENVFDRVRPPRQDEASRVNAERGKEETSYRSLNDGSSSTSRVQRSTHSNRVNRINSSRESRYNPYSSVRNKGQEKRFPPRDKEWKEKQRPLRIVEPVRSMDRDTDRASMYPRTTIGDRGKSVVEPDRSQHKRDDTNVTYRGSGSGKSTVDVGTADDLIPPYDALNIDALSEQEQDEEDRICDADMNDIPVGNELMIMEEDDLLGEELNQTENQEPLKQDISQPVFASEHGNSILLIEAKENSGDDGAGDDYAKAITRSATRSLFSSSQAVSRRASTRINAQTTSGHGSGARGQSGHQQGAAVRKSKAVQKKGTVDAKHPPHHRQ from the coding sequence ATGGCGTCAAGCAAAGGAAAAGGTCCTCTGTATCAGGATGATGACAATGACCCTATACTACTTCCGGATCAGGCTGATGAGAATCTTATCAAAGAGTATAGCTCGTCTCTTATAGGCAAGGTCTTAAATCCCAAGAAGCAGAACGTCGAACGTCTTATTGTTGCGATGCCAGAACAGTGGGGAATGTCTGACAAGATCTCTGCGTGTGATCTAGGCAATGGTCGGTTCTTATTCAACTTTGATAATGAGGAGGATCTTACTTCTATTCTCAACCAAGGCCCTTTTCACCATAATTATTGTATGTTTGTGCTCGTACGTTGGGAGCCGGTGATTGACGATAACTATCCATCAATGATCCCATTTTGGATTCAACTGCAAGGAATCCCTCTGCACCTGTGCACGAAACAGAATCTGGAAGCTATTGGTGATCGGCTGGGCAAGTTGGAGACATCAGACACGGTGGAGGGGAAGATTAAGGTCTCAGTGGACTCAACCAAGCCTCTGAAGTTTTCACGGAAGCTGCAGACAAAGAATAAGGAGGATATCATGATCAAACTTTTCTATAAAAAGCTGTTCAAACATTGCTCAACGTGTGGTCTTATGTCACAAGAAAGTCAAGACTGTTTACATAAGCATGATCTAACCCAAACGGCCCCTCGTGAGAACGTGTTTGATAGAGTTCGTCCACCAAGACAGGATGAGGCATCTCGTGTGAATGCAGAACGTGGTAAAGAGGAGACTTCTTATAGGTCTCTAAATGATGGGTCAAGTTCCACTTCTAGAGTCCAGAGATCAACTCACTCAAACCGTGTAAATCGTATCAACAGCTCAAGAGAGTCTCGATACAATCCGTACTCGTCAGTACGTAATAAAGGACAAGAAAAGCGATTCCCTCCTagggataaagaatggaaggagaaACAGAGGCCCCTGAGAATCGTTGAACCAGTCAGGAGTATGGATAGGGATACTGATCGTGCATCTATGTATCCAAGGACGACAATCGGGGACAGAGGAAAGAGTGTGGTCGAGCCAGACAGGTCTCAGCATAAACGAGATGACACGAATGTCACTTACCGTGGGTCAGGAAGTGGCAAGTCGACAGTGGATGTTGGGACAGCGGATGATCTTATTCCACCATATGATGCTCTAAATATTGATGCATTAAGTGAACAAGAACAAGATGAGGAGGATCGTATATGTGATGCGGATATGAACGATATTCCGGTGGGTAATGAATTAATGATAATGGAGGAAGATGATCTCCTCGGAGAGGAACTAAACCAGACAGAAAATCAAGAGCCCCTTAAGCAGGACATATCGCAGCCGGTGTTTGCTTCAGAACATGGTAATTCAATCCTTTTGATTGAAGCGAAGGAGAATTCCGGAGATGATGGAGCTGGAGATGACTATGCGAAAGCTATAACGAGGAGTGCTACGCGTTCCTTGTTCTCGTCGTCACAAGCTGTAAGCCGTAGGGCTTCAACAAGGATAAATGCACAGACAACATCAGGGCATGGTAGTGGTGCGAGAGGACAGAGTGGGCACCAGCAAGGAGCGGCTGTGAGGAAATCGAAAGCGGTTCAAAAGAAAGGTACGGTGGATGCCAAACATCCGCCCCACCATCGTCAATGA